One genomic window of Glycine max cultivar Williams 82 chromosome 16, Glycine_max_v4.0, whole genome shotgun sequence includes the following:
- the LOC102659840 gene encoding protein SHORTAGE IN CHIASMATA 1-like: MRTHFLNNDYFALPPPQTFPFLHFPIPRLPPPPPSAVHHLLRFDPPIHLPLHLDPFPVHATLSTFLPAILPHRIRINSHDLATPSNPAIEAEVIFEDRVSEADIKFSNESKIIAFNDKNDDVYETIQFEIPELGTFLENVCVTETERMQMLSLTPEVENTLEMLKPEPSRQYPYEALESVLLVEDVISEYLMGENAYSLEGHISVQHQPHSDKNKFLILEVDEESLGTPTCLSLVDIVDSYFENIRSQNFDEQYQSVIEGKELLGSMKHNMMEFFSDECVSKKSLELSDLFPERDFMNMLETEHVDRNIGLQRTSHANSDLILNFVTFQEFVFLDEDLMQTFEAFYDLKASDDLVSEEWMLRKEFNFKSFDELIVSNETALTDDTFKSLPVPVISDHKKMITLHDIIVEQFSSLKTRPLSASDGIYLSWDLLEEDRCNCKISNWYQNILAKIDLNNQDFGGTSFDDGKLAFDLVFCDDTIDECDIKQNEEFKKLLSDGMPLVDNHPVEVASGKVIEHVSSKQGSQEQLPEQKAERASLLFKSLSEISNLDYFLNPKEATGKGNCNYAVESTNANVCIPKVSSNELKVGAQSQVFHTVLHRVRLSDNIVALAGYFEKSYLAILHSDTEMTKMHNSDADYLKLLGLQKHKLIKYHVNGNNMAFAVLCAIKQAAWYLCFYGLHPAFLYLDKLCQNLEYLKSKLGFLQSLIKDEKGKVDSNVTMAHPSLTIVKKILQSYTKQNSSKTLIVAEEVFWYSLKNILLSLGLSFIELNDSYRNQPYANTVPKDTDTKTKELLISDCLLVSHKHVFPLFPLNKFDIILEYGGPYDSSRISELSQNLVELPHLHFLRVELDGHAALEALCEGVEMPPNIEMLMESETRLIFNHKESMNQNLERLLNFCPVEQSYDKKSSKVAPEADNHAPLIPAVKTEHDHKSMEVFPGTVMIVNTQNVDKEMIMSRRSSYQLILAMEKEGIQVVERDLDLPVDIILSSAICLAQYDSRNLGKKATPATEASSSLPLCIENIATDVLTLLSFYFRGCFLVFEGELNFLSTVMESSDRLYAAATSLGIDLQIFFSYSPELTNEVIVSCIKSATNMTRGLYPKMPDSVTFAESFLTEFPGINPLTAHYILSSGVMLNEFLAWSHEQRMHVLEKYHVPEESISLFSVFCRYGEPEDSKSIMTDCSSSVSSGLDSDRCCLYEVENERKRKNPISSDQIDEPSLDELLQFETLNQVVEAVPDSSTLPKPFDFGMSKNAGRSSDFANASFSMSEFFSQKQSTGAVTMRNLSGVSYSPGNCKAPHKSEKLKQPSLSLKNKELAQNEILGTALMGKGVNWHNFSNSEKLHGDIRGEVVDLTDNPLFDKSFATPDSMYFTSLMAETDQMRKNKIARKLSFDNSSHPASSSSKIWRSFKDTRGQVDNYPEPDFREDVFPPDFKPRKNIVVTQASMRNLESPFKEEISHLGITPFSFARQSAIILKNSPWTTEFINKVKEKSGLRQKSLSSENSGPYFGYPGSMSKTSKRINPSVIDLFKYQPNRASRNVPEQKRQKQSGPSSNSIKKARYSTST; this comes from the exons ATGCGAACTCACTTTCTCAACAACGACTACTTCGCTCTCCCTCCACCTCAAACCTTCCCCTTCCTCCACTTCCCAATCCCTCGCCTCCCTCCGCCTCCTCCCTCCGCCGTCCACCACCTCCTCCGCTTCGATCCTCCGATCCACCTCCCCCTCCACCTCGACCCCTTCCCGGTCCACGCCACGCTCTCCACCTTCCTCCCCGCCATCCTCCCTCACCGAATCCGCATCAACTCTCACGATCTCGCCACTCCGTCAAATCCCGCA ATAGAGGCGGAGGTTATCTTCGAAGATCGTGTATCCGAAGCTGATATCAAATTTTCGAAT GAGAGTAAAATTATTGCTTTCAATGATAAGAACGATGATGTTTATGAGACAATTCAGTTCGAAATACCAGAGCTTGGCACGTTCTTG gAAAACGTATGTGTCACTGAGACGGAGAGGATGCAAATGCTGTCTCTAACTCCAGAAGTTGAAAATACTCTG GAAATGCTCAAGCCTGAACCATCAAGGCAATATCCTTATGAGGCTCTGGAATCAGTATTGTTGGTTGAAGATGTAATTTCAGAGTACTTGATGGGGGAAAATGCATATTCTCTAGAAGGTCATATTTCTGTTCAGCACCAGCCACACtctgataaaaacaaatttcttattttgGAAGTGGATGAGGAAAGTTTGGGAACTCCCACGTGCTTGTCTTTGGTAGACATTGTTGActcatattttgaaaatatcagATCTCAAAATTTTGATGAACAATATCAATCTGTTATAGAGGGCAAGGAACTTTTGGGTTCTATGAAGCATAACATGATGGAGTTTTTCTCAGATGAGTGTGTATCAAAGAAGAGCCTGGAGTTATCAGATCTGTTTCCTGAAAGGGATTTTATGAATATGCTGGAAACTGAACATGTTGATAGGAATATTGGCCTGCAAAGGACATCGCATGCTAATAGTGATCTGATACTGAATTTTGTTACCTTCCAGGAGTTTGTGTTCCTTGATGAAGACTTAATGCAAACCTTTGAAGCTTTCTATGACTTAAAAGCTTCGGATGATTTAGTTTCAGAAGAGTGGATGCTTAGGAAAGAGTTTAACTTCAAGAGTTTTGATGAATTGATTGTTAGTAATGAGACAGCACTAACAGATGACACATTCAAATCACTGCCCGTACCTGTTATCTCTGATCACAAAAAGATGATAACTCTACATGACATCATTGTAGAACAATTTTCCAGCTTGAAGACCCGGCCCCTCTCTGCCTCTGATGGAATTTACTTAAGCTGGGATCTACTTGAAGAAGATAGGTGCAATTGCAAAATCTCTAACTGGTATCAGAACATATTGGCCAAGATAGATCTGAACAACCAAGATTTTGGAGGAACATCTTTTGATGATGGAAAATTGGCATTTGATCTAGTTTTCTGTGATGACACCATAGATGAATGTGACATTAAACAAAATGAAGAGTTCAAGAAGTTGCTTTCTGATGGCATGCCTCTAGTTGACAATCATCCAGTAGAAGTTGCTTCAGGCAAAGTTATAGAACATGTATCTTCTAAACAAGGAAGTCAAGAACAATTACCTGAACAAAAGGCTGAGAGGGCTTCATTGTTATTTAAATCTCTGTCAGAAATCAGCAATCTTGATTATTTCTTAAACCCTAAAGAAGCGACTGGTAAGGGGAATTGTAATTATGCAGTAGAGTCCACTAATGCTAATGTTTGCATTCCAAAAGTTTCATCCAATGAATTGAAGGTTGGTGCACAGTCACAAGTGTTCCATACTGTTCTGCATAGAGTTAGATTGTCCGATAATATTGTGGCCCTTGCTGGATATTTTGAAAAAAGCTATCTAGCCATTCTGCACAGTGATACAGAGATGACAAAAATGCATAACTCGGATGCagattatttaaaattgttgGGTCTTCAAAAGCACAAGCTGATTAAATACCATGTAAATGGAAACAATATGGCTTTTGCTGTGTTATGTGCTATTAAACAGGCTGCTTGGTACTTGTGTTTCTATGGTCTCCATCCAGCATTCTTGTATTTAGACAAATTATGTCAAAACTTGGAGTATTTGAAATCAAAGTTAGGCTTCCTCCAATCTTTGATCAAAGATGAAAAGGGGAAGGTGGACAGCAATGTTACTATGGCACACCCATCATTAACAATTGTCAAGAAGATTTTACAGTCATACACCAAACAGAATAGTTCAAAAACTTTAATTGTGGCTGAAGAAGTATTCTGGTATTCATTGAAAAATATCCTCCTTTCCCTAGGGTTATCATTCATTGAACTAAATGATTCTTATAGAAATCAGCCATATGCCAATACTGTGCCTAAGGACACAGATACTAAAACGAAAGAACTTCTGATTTCAGACTGCTTGTTGGTTTCACACAA GCATGTTTTTCCCTTGTTTCCTTTGAACAAATTTGACATTATCTTGGAATATGGAGGCCCATATGACTCATCTAGGATATCTGAGCTTTCACAAAACTTGGTTGAATTGCCTCATCTTCACTTTTTGAGGGTTGAATTGGATGGTCATGCTGCTCTCGAAGCACTCTGCGAAGGTGTTGAAATGCCCCCAAACATTGAAATGTTAATG GAAAGTGAGACTCGTCTCATTTTCAATCATAAGGAAAGTATGAACCAGAACTTGGAGAGACTACTGAACTTTTGTCCTGTGGAGCAAAGCTATGATAAAAAATCTTCAAAGGTTGCACCTGAAGCAGATAATCATGCGCCACTAATTCCTGCTGTGAAAACTGAGCATGATCATAAAAGCATGGAGGTTTTTCCTGGAACAGTTATGATCGTAAATACTCAAAATGTAGATAAGGAAATGATAATGTCTAGAAGAAGCTCTTACCAATTAATTCTTgcaatggagaaagaaggaattCAAGTTGTTGAACGTGATTTAGATTTGCCTGTGGATATTATATTAAGTTCTGCTATTTGCTTGGCACAGTATGATAGTAGAAACCTTGGGAAGAAAGCAACTCCTGCGACTGAAGCATCCTCAAGCTTGCCTTTATGTATTGAGAATATTGCCACAGATGTTCTGACATTGCTTAGTTTTTACTTCCGTGGTTGCTTTCtg GTGTTTGAAGGAGAGCTTAACTTTCTTTCAACTGTAATGGAATCCTCAGATAGGCTCTATGCTGCAGCAACAAGCCTGGGAATTGATTTGCAGATATTCTTCTCTTACTCACCTGAGTTGACAAATGAAGTTATTGTAAGCTGCATTAAGAGTGCTACCAATATGACAAGGGGTCTGTATCCTAAAATGCCTGACTCAGTAACTTTTGCCGAGTCATTTCTTACAGAATTTCCTGGAATAAATCCTTTAACTGCACACTATATACTATCTTCAGGGGTCATGCTTAATGAGTTTCTTGCATGGTCACATGAGCAAAGGATGCATGTTTTAGAAAAGTATCATGTTCCAGAAGAAAGTATTTCTCTATTCAGTGTTTTCTGCAGATATGGGGAACCGGAGGATTCAAAATCCATAATGACAGATTGCTCCTCTTCAGTATCTTCTGGTCTGGACTCAGATAGATGTTGTTTATATGaagttgaaaatgaaagaaaaagaaaaaatcctaTAAGTAGTGATCAGATAGATGAACCATCTTTGGATGAATTGTTGCAATTTGAGACATTAAATCAAGTAGTTGAGGCTGTCCCGGATTCCTCTACCTTGCCAAAACCTTTTGATTTTGGTATGTCAAAAAATGCAGGGAGATCTAGTGACTTCGCAAACGCAAGTTTTTCCATGAGTGAGTTTTTCAGTCAAAAGCAAAGCACCGGTGCAGTTACAATGAGAAACCTTTCTGGAGTCTCTTATTCACCAGGGAACTGCAAAGCTCCCCACAAATCAGAGAAACTGAAACAACCCAGtttatccttgaaaaataaagagtTGGCTCAAAATGAAATACTGGGCACTGCTTTGATGGGCAAAGGTGTGAATTGGCATAACTTTAGTAATTCTGAGAAGCTGCATGGAGACATTAGAGGTGAGGTGGTGGACTTGACAGATAACCCCTTATTTGATAAAAGCTTTGCCACTCCTGATTCCATGTACTTCACAAGTTTGATGGCAGAGACAGATCAGATGAGAAAGAATAAAATTGCAAGGAAATTGTCATTTGATAATAGTAGTCACCCAGCATCCAGCTCATCGAAAATATGGAGATCCTTTAAAGATACACGAGGACAAGTTGACAACTACCCTGAACCAGATTTTCGAGAAGATGTTTTTCCTCCTGATTTCAAGCCCCGCAAAAACATTGTTGTAACTCAGGCATCGATGAGAAACTTAGAATCACCATTCAAGGAGGAAATCTCACATTTGGGCATAACTCCATTCTCATTTGCCCGCCAGTCAGCTATTATATTAAAGAATTCACCTTGGACAACTGAGTTTAttaataaagtaaaagaaaagagcGGATTGCGTCAaaaatcattatcaagtgagAACTCTGGCCCTTATTTTGGGTACCCAGGGAGCATGTCCAAGACTTCTAAGAGAATAAATCCTTCCGTAATTGATTTGTTTAAGTACCAACCTAATAGAGCATCTAGAAATGTTCCGGAACAGAAAAGACAGAAGCAATCAGGTCCATCTTCAAACTCAATCAAGAAAGCAAGATATTCCACTTCAACATGA
- the LOC100801440 gene encoding low-temperature-induced 65 kDa protein isoform X1, which yields MDSRAVQTHSHEHHHNSHNVGSHAVAHGEEQHHHDHEKKSVLKKVKQKAKKIKDTITKHGHHDHEHEHGHEYHLDDQHIPDDHDLEEEDEMDEYPEVHGAPIYDSAAVRGAAPGHANTLGRPGVNFGGTTVMGVEPLHELRVVVVSPTTEINQNRTTDPTRTFVEGEKAVHRKVNLERPMYLEEDPHAPRSTSQAYAPANYQTKVTDPTGAGGAEIDITPVEKSFSRMAVHNEPKPYPEPKLFSTVPETHYPSAGSHSQLAPELSSATNYPTNYPSAQSYGQYMPELSSEVKTQYPKSHNQFMPELSTPTKTPYPSTNIHDQHLPQQSSATKTQYPLSGSHDKFAPVLSTEPNIQYPSTKIHDQDLPQQFTATKTQYPSSGSHDQLTPELSFSTEPNLQYTSTKIHDQHLPQQFSTNATHTICPSAGSHDQFLPEYPTQTKTPQTYTTTQVEEPHYEPSNESSYTDKISSATTAIADKAITAKNVVASKLGYGDDTTEKTQTNHKEENTSNEKPSTITSATSAKNTVSSDHQENTGSAKPSTISSATSAIADKAISAKNTVSSKLGYADNNTETTQASHQENTQPSTISLATAAIADKAVSAKNTVASKLGYGDNTETKTTQTTQTRNQLKNTGNEKPSTISSATSAIADKAVSAKNTVASKLGFGDTATTTQQEKRTDHAAAPTEYGKSVAQSLTEKLAPVSGKDAGVGSGVKSKVSGTQTSSMGVEQDKGVSVKDYLVDKLRRGDEDRALSEVISETLHKKELPSVEVTEEGVRKVVSDAVHKREDDPERRMEHQRILGKVTESEEVKRRLGGESVVTEKKYQEMYVNSPGKGVVDKVKGVVGTWFTNPAENQSSQDSSMNYEAGRAEVEQANQGAAGERRLQESSN from the exons ATGGATTCAAGAGCAGTTCAAACTCATTCGCATGAACATCACCATAATTCTCACAATGTTGGGTCACACGCAG TGGCACATGGTGAAGAACAACACCACCATGACCATGAGAAGAAGTCGGTTCTGAAGAAAGTCAAGCAAAAGGCTAAGAAAATTAAGGACACAATCACAAAGCATGGCCATCATGACCATGAACATGAACATGGTCATGAGTATCACCTTGATGATCAACATATCCCTGATGATCATGACTTGGAAGAGGAAGATGAGATGGATGAATACCCAGAAGTCCATGGAGCACCGA TTTATGACAGTGCCGCTGTTAGAGGTGCAGCACCAGGGCATGCCAATACTTTAGGGAGGCCTGGAGTTAATTTTGGAGGCACAACAGTTATGGGAGTAGAACCTCTTCACGAGCTAAGAGTTGTAGTTGTTTCTCCAACTACTGAAATTAATCAAAACAGAACCACTGACCCAACTAGAACATTTGTTGAGGGAGAGAAAGCAGTGCATCGTAAGGTCAATTTGGAGAGACCAATGTACTTGGAGGAAGATCCACATGCGCCAAGAAGTACATCTCAAGCATATGCTCCAGCCAATTATCAAACCAAAGTCACTGATCCTACCGGGGCAG GTGGGGCAGAAATTGACATTACCCCTGTTGAGAAATCTTTCTCTAGGATGGCTGTTCACAATGAGCCAAAACCATACCCAGAACCAAAACTCTTTTCAACTGTTCCTGAAACTCACTACCCTTCTGCTGGAAGCCACTCCCAACTTGCACCAGAGCTATCTTCTGCAACTAACTACCCAACTAACTACCCATCTGCTCAAAGCTATGGTCAGTACATGCCAGAACTATCTAGTGAAGTTAAAACTCAGTACCCCAAAAGCCATAATCAGTTTATGCCAGAGTTATCTACACCAACCAAAACTCCCTACCCTTCCACCAATATCCATGACCAACACTTACCACAACAATCTAGTGCAACAAAAACTCAATACCCTTTATCTGGAAGTCATGACAAGTTTGCACCAGTGTTATCTACTGAACCTAACATTCAGTACCCTTCAACCAAAATCCATGACCAAGACTTGCCTCAGCAGTTTACTGCAACAAAAACTCAATACCCTTCATCTGGAAGCCATGATCAGTTAACACCAGAATTATCTTTCTCTACTGAACCTAACCTTCAGTACACTTCAACAAAAATCCATGACCAACACTTGCCACAACAATTTAGTACAAATGCAACACATACTATATGTCCTTCAGCTGGAAGTCATGATCAATTTCTACCAGAATATCCAACTCAAACCAAAACCCCACAAACCTATACCACCACCCAAGTTGAGGAACCACACTATGAACCATCAAACGAGAGCAGTTACACAGATAAAATCTCCTCCGCAACCACAGCAATAGCTGACAAAGCCATCACTGCCAAAAATGTTGTAGCTTCAAAGCTCGGATACGGTGATGACACCACCGAAAAAACTCAAACAAATCATAAAGAAGAGAACACAAGCAATGAAAAACCGTCAACAATCACATCAGCAACCTCAGCCAAAAACACTGTCTCTTCGGATCACCAAGAGAACACAGGCAGTGCAAAGCCATCAACAATCTCTTCAGCAACCTCTGCAATAGCTGATAAAGCCATATCAGCCAAAAACACAGTCTCTTCCAAGCTCGGATACGCTGACAACAACACCGAAACAACTCAAGCAAGCCATCAAGAGAACACACAACCATCAACAATCTCTTTAGCAACAGCTGCAATAGCCGATAAAGCCGTCTCAGCAAAAAACACCGTAGCTTCCAAGCTCGGATATGGCGACAACactgaaacaaaaacaactcaAACCACTCAAACAAGGAATCAATTAAAGAACACAGGCAATGAGAAACCTTCAACAATCTCATCAGCAACCTCTGCAATAGCTGATAAAGCTGTCTCAGCCAAAAACACCGTAGCTTCGAAGCTTGGTTTTGGCGacacagcaacaacaacacaacAAGAGAAGAGAACTGACCATGCTGCTGCTCCTACAGAATATGGAAAAAGTGTTGCTCAGTCCCTGACAGAGAAACTAGCTCCAGTTTCTGGAAAAGATGCTGGTGTAGGAAGTGGTGTGAAGTCCAAAGTTTCTGGAACTCAAACTAGTAGTATGGGTGTGGAACAGGACAAGGGGGTTTCTGTGAAGGACTATTTGGTGGACAAACTGAGGCGTGGTGATGAAGACAGGGCTCTCTCTGAAGTGATATCAGAGACTCTGCACAAGAAGGAACTGCCCTCAGTGGAAGTTACTGAAGAAGGTGTGAGAAAGGTGGTTTCTGATGCTGTGCATAAGAGAGAGGATGATCCTGAGAGAAGAATGGAACATCAAAGAATACTGGGAAAGGTAACTGAGTCAGAGGAAGTGAAGAGAAGGTTAGGAGGTGAAAGTGTGGTGACAGAGAAAAAGTACCAAGAGATGTATGTGAATAGTCCAGGTAAAGGTGTGGTTGATAAGGTTAAAGGTGTGGTTGGGACATGGTTTACCAACCCAGCAGAGAATCAATCTTCACAAG ATTCATCTATGAATTATGAGGCAGGAAGGGCAGAAGTGGAACAAGCTAACCAAGGTGCAGCAGGTGAAAGAAGGCTGCAGGAGTCATCTAATTGA
- the LOC100801440 gene encoding low-temperature-induced 65 kDa protein isoform X2: MDSRAVQTHSHEHHHNSHNVGSHAVAHGEEQHHHDHEKKSVLKKVKQKAKKIKDTITKHGHHDHEHEHGHEYHLDDQHIPDDHDLEEEDEMDEYPEVHGAPIYDSAAVRGAAPGHANTLGRPGVNFGGTTVMGVEPLHELRVVVVSPTTEINQNRTTDPTRTFVEGEKAVHRKVNLERPMYLEEDPHAPRSTSQAYAPANYQTKVTDPTGAGGAEIDITPVEKSFSRMAVHNEPKPYPEPKLFSTVPETHYPSAGSHSQLAPELSSATNYPTNYPSAQSYGQYMPELSSEVKTQYPKSHNQFMPELSTPTKTPYPSTNIHDQHLPQQSSATKTQYPLSGSHDKFAPVLSTEPNIQYPSTKIHDQDLPQQFTATKTQYPSSGSHDQLTPELSFSTEPNLQYTSTKIHDQHLPQQFSTNATHTICPSAGSHDQFLPEYPTQTKTPQTYTTTQVEEPHYEPSNESSYTDKISSATTAIADKAITAKNVVASKLGYGDDTTEKTQTNHKEENTSNEKPSTITSATSAKNTVSSDHQENTGSAKPSTISSATSAIADKAISAKNTVSSKLGYADNNTETTQASHQENTQPSTISLATAAIADKAVSAKNTVASKLGYGDNTETKTTQTTQTRNQLKNTGNEKPSTISSATSAIADKAVSAKNTVASKLGFGDTATTTQQEKRTDHAAAPTEYGKSVAQSLTEKLAPVSGKDAGVGSGVKSKVSGTQTSSMGVEQDKGVSVKDYLVDKLRRGDEDRALSEVISETLHKKELPSVEVTEEGVRKVVSDAVHKREDDPERRMEHQRILGKVTESEEVKRRLGGESVVTEKKYQEMYVNSPGKGVVDKVKGVVGTWFTNPAENQSSQGRAEVEQANQGAAGERRLQESSN, translated from the exons ATGGATTCAAGAGCAGTTCAAACTCATTCGCATGAACATCACCATAATTCTCACAATGTTGGGTCACACGCAG TGGCACATGGTGAAGAACAACACCACCATGACCATGAGAAGAAGTCGGTTCTGAAGAAAGTCAAGCAAAAGGCTAAGAAAATTAAGGACACAATCACAAAGCATGGCCATCATGACCATGAACATGAACATGGTCATGAGTATCACCTTGATGATCAACATATCCCTGATGATCATGACTTGGAAGAGGAAGATGAGATGGATGAATACCCAGAAGTCCATGGAGCACCGA TTTATGACAGTGCCGCTGTTAGAGGTGCAGCACCAGGGCATGCCAATACTTTAGGGAGGCCTGGAGTTAATTTTGGAGGCACAACAGTTATGGGAGTAGAACCTCTTCACGAGCTAAGAGTTGTAGTTGTTTCTCCAACTACTGAAATTAATCAAAACAGAACCACTGACCCAACTAGAACATTTGTTGAGGGAGAGAAAGCAGTGCATCGTAAGGTCAATTTGGAGAGACCAATGTACTTGGAGGAAGATCCACATGCGCCAAGAAGTACATCTCAAGCATATGCTCCAGCCAATTATCAAACCAAAGTCACTGATCCTACCGGGGCAG GTGGGGCAGAAATTGACATTACCCCTGTTGAGAAATCTTTCTCTAGGATGGCTGTTCACAATGAGCCAAAACCATACCCAGAACCAAAACTCTTTTCAACTGTTCCTGAAACTCACTACCCTTCTGCTGGAAGCCACTCCCAACTTGCACCAGAGCTATCTTCTGCAACTAACTACCCAACTAACTACCCATCTGCTCAAAGCTATGGTCAGTACATGCCAGAACTATCTAGTGAAGTTAAAACTCAGTACCCCAAAAGCCATAATCAGTTTATGCCAGAGTTATCTACACCAACCAAAACTCCCTACCCTTCCACCAATATCCATGACCAACACTTACCACAACAATCTAGTGCAACAAAAACTCAATACCCTTTATCTGGAAGTCATGACAAGTTTGCACCAGTGTTATCTACTGAACCTAACATTCAGTACCCTTCAACCAAAATCCATGACCAAGACTTGCCTCAGCAGTTTACTGCAACAAAAACTCAATACCCTTCATCTGGAAGCCATGATCAGTTAACACCAGAATTATCTTTCTCTACTGAACCTAACCTTCAGTACACTTCAACAAAAATCCATGACCAACACTTGCCACAACAATTTAGTACAAATGCAACACATACTATATGTCCTTCAGCTGGAAGTCATGATCAATTTCTACCAGAATATCCAACTCAAACCAAAACCCCACAAACCTATACCACCACCCAAGTTGAGGAACCACACTATGAACCATCAAACGAGAGCAGTTACACAGATAAAATCTCCTCCGCAACCACAGCAATAGCTGACAAAGCCATCACTGCCAAAAATGTTGTAGCTTCAAAGCTCGGATACGGTGATGACACCACCGAAAAAACTCAAACAAATCATAAAGAAGAGAACACAAGCAATGAAAAACCGTCAACAATCACATCAGCAACCTCAGCCAAAAACACTGTCTCTTCGGATCACCAAGAGAACACAGGCAGTGCAAAGCCATCAACAATCTCTTCAGCAACCTCTGCAATAGCTGATAAAGCCATATCAGCCAAAAACACAGTCTCTTCCAAGCTCGGATACGCTGACAACAACACCGAAACAACTCAAGCAAGCCATCAAGAGAACACACAACCATCAACAATCTCTTTAGCAACAGCTGCAATAGCCGATAAAGCCGTCTCAGCAAAAAACACCGTAGCTTCCAAGCTCGGATATGGCGACAACactgaaacaaaaacaactcaAACCACTCAAACAAGGAATCAATTAAAGAACACAGGCAATGAGAAACCTTCAACAATCTCATCAGCAACCTCTGCAATAGCTGATAAAGCTGTCTCAGCCAAAAACACCGTAGCTTCGAAGCTTGGTTTTGGCGacacagcaacaacaacacaacAAGAGAAGAGAACTGACCATGCTGCTGCTCCTACAGAATATGGAAAAAGTGTTGCTCAGTCCCTGACAGAGAAACTAGCTCCAGTTTCTGGAAAAGATGCTGGTGTAGGAAGTGGTGTGAAGTCCAAAGTTTCTGGAACTCAAACTAGTAGTATGGGTGTGGAACAGGACAAGGGGGTTTCTGTGAAGGACTATTTGGTGGACAAACTGAGGCGTGGTGATGAAGACAGGGCTCTCTCTGAAGTGATATCAGAGACTCTGCACAAGAAGGAACTGCCCTCAGTGGAAGTTACTGAAGAAGGTGTGAGAAAGGTGGTTTCTGATGCTGTGCATAAGAGAGAGGATGATCCTGAGAGAAGAATGGAACATCAAAGAATACTGGGAAAGGTAACTGAGTCAGAGGAAGTGAAGAGAAGGTTAGGAGGTGAAAGTGTGGTGACAGAGAAAAAGTACCAAGAGATGTATGTGAATAGTCCAGGTAAAGGTGTGGTTGATAAGGTTAAAGGTGTGGTTGGGACATGGTTTACCAACCCAGCAGAGAATCAATCTTCACAAG GAAGGGCAGAAGTGGAACAAGCTAACCAAGGTGCAGCAGGTGAAAGAAGGCTGCAGGAGTCATCTAATTGA